From the Daucus carota subsp. sativus chromosome 8, DH1 v3.0, whole genome shotgun sequence genome, one window contains:
- the LOC108200069 gene encoding uncharacterized protein LOC108200069 — MVSADNGEVTGGVDETSGAKVKGVVPLHIGTSQRELLGNEDPQILSDGSLSSVVNRMNFFNLGALESPTLKFQRIAVMRDEFSQSVPSSGSIRERISKVFSRKIDWNNLKKICNEWIRNPMNMVLLLWVVCVAVSGAILFLVMTGMLNSALPRKTQRNAWFEVNNQILNALFTLMCLYQHPQRLYHLVLLLRWKPEDISRLRKIYCKNGTYKPHEWVHMMVIILLLNLNCFAQYALCGLNVGYKRSDRPALGVGITISFAIGCPAIAGVYAIVSPLGKDYHSELDEEAQNISSDITVKSPLRLKTLEKRFSFAHRSAGKTEEDRPVWSGGIFDMWEDISLAYLSLFCSFCVFGWNMERLGFGNMYVHIATFLLFCLAPFWIFNLAAVNINDEVVREILGLTGVFLCIFGLLYGGFWRIQMRKRFNLPPYSFCCGKPAVADCALWLCCCWCTLAQEVRTGNAYEIAEAKFYKKKGDENTQLPMSPSSRQDERGYQVKSGPSSPFGNSSSPANIFKANSPSPSRFFNEHRSPGRQPPEVKERSDTNTKDEILKPPTPLLIQREAS, encoded by the coding sequence ATGGTATCAGCTGATAATGGTGAAGTTACTGGAGGAGTTGATGAAACTAGTGGTGCAAAAGTCAAGGGGGTTGTCCCATTGCATATCGGAACATCTCAAAGGGAGCTTCTTGGTAATGAGGACCCGCAAATTCTGTCTGATGGTAGCTTAAGTTCTGTTGTCAACAGAATGAATTTTTTCAATCTTGGTGCTTTAGAGTCTCCGACTCTAAAATTTCAAAGGATTGCGGTTATGAGAGATGAATTTTCGCAGAGTGTTCCTTCTTCAGGTAGTATACGAGAACGCATAAGTAAAGTATTTAGTCGGAAGATTGATTGGAACAACCTTAAGAAGATCTGCAACGAGTGGATAAGAAATCCAATGAATATGGTTCTCTTATTGTGGGTAGTTTGTGTTGCTGTGTCGGGTGCAATTTTGTTTCTTGTCATGACTGGAATGCTAAATAGTGCGTTGCCTAGAAAAACCCAGAGAAATGCTTGGTTTGAAGTTAACAACCAGATCCTTAATGCGTTATTTACCCTTATGTGTCTGTACCAACATCCACAACGACTGTACCATCTTGTACTTCTTTTGAGATGGAAACCAGAAGATATTTCTAGACTACGGAAGATTTACTGCAAGAACGGGACTTATAAACCTCATGAATGGGTACACATGATGGTGATTATACTTCTACTCAACCTTAACTGTTTTGCACAGTATGCCTTGTGTGGTCTTAATGTGGGATACAAGAGATCAGATCGTCCTGCTTTAGGTGTTGGAATAACAATTTCCTTTGCAATTGGCTGCCCTGCAATTGCGGGCGTGTATGCCATTGTTAGCCCCCTTGGAAAGGACTACCATTCTGAACTTGACGAAGAAGCTCAGAATATCTCTTCTGACATAACTGTAAAAAGCCCACTGAGATTAAAAACCTTGGAAAAGAGATTTTCATTTGCACATAGATCTGCGGGCAAGACTGAAGAAGATAGACCAGTGTGGAGTGGAGGAATATTTGACATGTGGGAAGATATTTCTTTAGCATATCTATCTCTATTCTGTAGTTTTTGTGTTTTTGGGTGGAATATGGAGAGACTTGGATTTGGTAACATGTATGTTCATATTGcgacttttcttcttttctgtcTGGCTCCATTTTGGATCTTCAATCTGGCTGCTGTCAATATAAATGACGAAGTTGTGAGGGAGATATTGGGGCTAACTGGGGTTTTCCTTTGTATATTTGGTTTACTCTATGGTGGTTTTTGGAGGATTCAAATGAGAAAGAGATTTAATCTGCCACCGTACAGTTTCTGTTGTGGTAAACCAGCTGTTGCCGATTGTGCATTGTGGCTTTGCTGCTGTTGGTGTACACTTGCTCAGGAAGTGCGGACTGGCAATGCTTATGAAATTGCAGAGGCTAAGTTTTACAAGAAGAAAGGGGATGAAAATACTCAGTTACCAATGTCTCCTTCCTCCCGTCAAGATGAGCGGGGGTATCAGGTTAAATCTGGCCCAAGTTCACCTTTTGGGAACAGTTCGTCTCCAGCCAACATATTCAAAGCAAACTCTCCAAGTCCTAGCAGATTTTTCAATGAGCATCGCAGTCCAGGCAGGCAGCCTCCTGAGGTAAAAGAACGTTCTGATACAAATACCAAGGATGAAATTTTGAAACCTCCTACCCCACTATTAATACAAAGAGAAGCCAGTTGA